A single window of Mycosarcoma maydis chromosome 1, whole genome shotgun sequence DNA harbors:
- a CDS encoding SUMO protease ULP1 (related to Sentrin-specific protease 1): MPQKRGRSAFDTLVQTSGASLSSFANTGMLETSSLSSSTASSSSKPTKSLRKHISTFFSAFSPSRKRQKTSSPADLYGPLRLASSTPMTSDTASPSSTAASGFLDLTPSKVLPSTASATKQDASVLLALQEGAIRDPLGRTCLDSSPSIASAVITDPATSLEEAAEQQIQYASPSPSATITTKPTNLASVSETTGTTAPDQVPVQDEMPIADSQYEQPAENDAASSNQPVPTDADLDKIQVAATAEAGERVEGLLDWSRSLNREESHPSSAQVSHAAQDAALPSEVEMDAAATEQNAAAIVDLVSDSEDGDSAAEDPDKENDISLVNSTPRLNSDVALASLASQNRLAELSNPVQSRKSLAGPMAHKSWREYRQATQAKSRTDSEPADNSFELIDTSATETIRSIGRQSHFVQPSRRSVPQNSTPLPLERPHGRDRSSSFSSNLSNLSLSASSSMALDSAYRKRAPIYEKQHLQVVGRHNRLSVKRNIERALERINQVRLSRRKPLLPSKQFYELAAKARKVHKIVAEDNAKMASQTDFLDQLTQKFLRQRQRDAETAVLPLPPAKLLEAERLKREQRAKLRRLRGILGRKQLPDTLGPEREEAATCVFSKRGVVSEITGAGVSDTDVQKLRPKQWLNDEVINFYGALILNRANEAEKKRMEAMAALKDAPAEPRISHKAIGKGDKSQCKRPYDESLDAFWRVHFFSSFFWTNLKNKGFDGVKRWTRRIDIFSKDIILFPINLGNRHWVCGAINMRKHRFEYYDSLGTPNRSAFTLMRTYLIEEARDKKNKEIDLRGWTDLFSDDSPQQENGYDCGVFAAQTLEQISRRDPHTRIPLDAPRIAWIGESLDEGAGKLSLGAQADDTDEDDEYEWNFGQQNMPYLRRRMAYEIYSKQLLD, encoded by the coding sequence ATGCCGCAGAAACGAGGCCGCTCGGCGTTTGATACGCTGGTTCAGACATCAGGGGCATCTTTGTCTTCATTCGCCAACACAGGCATGCTCgaaacaagctcgctcTCTTCCAGTACCgcatcttcgagctcgaaacCCACCAAATCGCTGAGAAAGCACATCTCCACTTTCTTTTCTGCCTTTTCTCCATCCCGCAAACGTCAAAAGACCAGCTCACCAGCAGACTTGTACGGCCCACTTCGGCTCGCGTCATCCACCCCTATGACTTCAGACACAGCATCACCGTCTTCGACCGCTGCGAGTGGCTTTCTGGATCTCACTCCCTCCAAAGTTCTTccatcgacagcatcagctACCAAACAAGATGCCTCGGTCCTTCTCGCTTTGCAAGAAGGTGCTATTCGTGACCCACTTGGCCGCACCTGCCTCGATTCATCACCCTCAATAGCATCTGCAGTGATCACTGATCCTGCCACCTCATTGGAAGAAGCGGCTGAACAGCAAATTCAGTATGCCTCTCCTTCGCCCAGTGCAACCATCACAACCAAACCGACCAACCTTGCATCCGTATCAGAAACAACAGGGACGACCGCTCCAGACCAAGTGCCCGTTCAAGACGAGATGCCCATCGCAGACTCACAATATGAGCAACCGGCTGAGAACGATGCTGCCAGCTCAAATCAGCCTGTTCCTACCGATGCAGACCTAGATAAAATCCAGGTCGCTGCGACTGCCGAAGCTGGCGAGCGCGTAGAAGGCCTCTTAGACTGGTCCAGATCGCTCAACAGAGAAGAGTCACATCCCTCCAGTGCGCAAGTTTCccacgctgctcaagacgcCGCTCTTCCGTCAgaggtcgagatggacgcAGCTGCTACCGAGCAAAATGCTGCCGCCATTGTCGATCTGGTGTCTGATTCGGAAGATGGCGACTCCGCTGCCGAGGATCCTGACAAAGAAAACGACATCTCTCTGGTCAACTCTACGCCGCGCCTCAACTCAGATGTTGCTCTCGCATCTCTGGCCTCTCAAAACAGACTTGCAGAGCTGTCAAACCCTGTTCAATCGAGAAAATCTCTGGCCGGCCCAATGGCGCACAAATCTTGGCGCGAATACCGTCAAGCAACTCAAGCCAAGTCTCGGACCGACTCTGAACCAGCAGACAACAGCTTTGAGCTTATCGACACGTCTGCAACAGAGACAATTCGCAGCATAGGTCGCCAGAGTCACTTCGTCCAGCCCAGCCGTCGGAGCGTGCCGCAAAACTCCACGCCACTCCCACTCGAGCGGCCTCATGGACGCGACCGGTCTTCATccttcagcagcaacttGTCAAACCTCTCTTTGTCGGCAAGTTCAAGCATGGCGCTCGACTCTGCATACCGGAAACGTGCTCCGATCTACGAGAAGCAGCACTTGCAAGTCGTCGGACGGCACAATCGACTTTCCGTCAAGCGCAACATCGAACGTGCGCTTGAACGCATCAACCAAGTTCGCCTATCACGACGTAaaccgctgctgccatccaAGCAGTTCTACgagctcgctgccaaggcACGCAAAGTGCACAAGATCGTCGCGGAAGACAATGCCAAAATGGCCTCTCAGACCGACTTTCTCGATCAACTGACGCAGAAATTTTTGCGACAGAGACAacgcgatgccgagactGCGGTtctgccgcttccacccgccaagctgctcgaggccGAGAGACTCAAGAGAGAGCAGAGGGCCAAATTGAGGAGACTCAGAGGCATCCTTGGTAGGAAGCAACTGCCAGACACGCTCGGTCCAGAACGAGAAGAGGCAGCTACTTGCGTCTTTAGCAAACGTGGCGTTGTGTCTGAGATCACGGGTGCAGGCGTCTCTGACACTGACGTGCAGAAGTTGCGCCCCAAGCAGTGGCTCAATGACGAGGTCATCAATTTCTACGGCGCGCTCATCCTCAACCGTGCTAACGAGGCGGAAAAGAAGCGAATGGAAGCAATGGcagcgctcaaggatgCACCTGCCGAGCCTCGCATTTCCCACAAAGCAATCGGCAAGGGCGACAAAAGCCAATGTAAACGTCCGTATGACGAGTCGTTGGATGCATTTTGGCGCGTTCATTTCTTCTCGTCCTTCTTCTGGACAAACTTGAAGAACAAAGGCTTTGATGGGGTCAAGCGCTGGACGCGTCGCATCGACATTTTCTCCAAGGATATCATCCTTTTCCCCATCAACCTCGGTAACCGACACTGGGTATGCGGCGCTATCAACATGCGCAAGCACCGCTTTGAGTACTACGACTCGCTCGGTACACCCAACAGGAGCGCCTTCACGCTGATGCGCACCTATCTCATCGAGGAAGCACGCGATAAGAAGAACAAGGAAATCGATCTGCGGGGCTGGACGGATTTATTTAGCGATGACAGTCCTCAGCAGGAGAATGGCTACGACTGCGGTGTGTTTGCAGCCCAGACGTTGGAACAGATCAGCCGTCGCGATCCACATACGCGCATACCACTCGATGCGCCTCGGATTGCGTGGATCGGTGAAAGCCTGGACGAAGGCGCTGGTAAGCTGAGTCTTGGTGCTCAAGCCGATGATaccgacgaggatgacgagtACGAGTGGAACTTTGGTCAGCAGAACATGCCGTATCTACGCAGACGTATGGCATACGAGATTTACTCCAAGCAGTTGCTTGATTAG
- a CDS encoding uncharacterized protein (related to SGT1 protein), whose translation MSFEPHQQDGALPFSDVTGLLAAAAGAEKQQALVARILVPPEAISAPSSSFDHFARLSSIATQLREFFGEHTRCSDHLDGQDYIWHKEPPSISVVCPSSSSRVSTSSASTQLPPHILLHLRTGGECIEDEWFATHLLIRASSHFVHYQLCINVEDEDGQFLLIEAADYLPEWVTPEAVENRVWIFDGHLHLISPHHNDRDDAPLSTCRAVELVSDSCILTRASDDVEAAAFARAFEFPSAAKQHHHRTLAYLPQRIARVLAVEPQLIANCVTSIQSRDVVSCRSASRLVHFAPPLQDSVRSASSNVSVHDNDAHVALYSVRMTRHLYAQLLYDRFFPPRQLGVDWQAAVEKYRLRLHSLNSCSDSKAKEKIEDETQVQAELHQGRWRDLGAKIWCGMEMSYTDSLARRASTKPRPMASSASTIPAQEYQALIESLNKLGYFQDEIEDSAKWKQLQAKALAQYFERSEVQVGGQSNKHDALLCDTVDHILQQASADTSLVKSLPSNATLDMLREAEDDDSWLQLGPDDVDTILHGKLGSSNDGSRVVDEQDTFKRLGAFNSKMAEFVQTKSDVRGAVFADEVDADDLQVDDDELLFEDLDEDEQEESIRRQVQERMRTCGHEAKRQLVERLIPRMSEHEWTRKPAMNAQSGRGADEQNEGAHNFLASIDRMAAERTTATRAAAQQKPQTTVAMRQDNHLSAAHAELSRRLASQYMRETSMLLSSHAHHQFDGASDSDDEELEQETSPEIRRQRAEEYDIDPDDLVTTAADAAMEAGWEDIGEPAELDEETEVGNLLEYARISLGLTKEQYQQILDERQSKGKFVPATPTAKKDTQSDDKSTTPAALKLDTFEDVMAAMEDRLHQLQTTTHDSRITESSKLAPKSEQDPAAVNDVDQDKELLAHLVKSGSDLPSSLLPHLGDADHADTIQAEQMQAFLRSFQAQASTTGPQSGSGPVDVLMRRFGLGSLPADQDPHFSR comes from the coding sequence ATGTCGTTTGAACCTCATCAGCAGGATGGTGCGCTGCCGTTCTCCGACGTGACAGGTCTgctcgctgccgctgcagGTGCTGAGAAACAGCAAGCCCTCGTGGCCCGCATCTTGGTGCCTCCTGAAGCGATCTCTGCCCCTTCCAGCTCATTCGATCACTTTGCACGCCTTTCGAGCATAGCTACACAGCTTAGGGAGTTCTTTGGCGAGCATACTAGATGCAGTGACCACCTCGATGGCCAAGACTATATTTGGCACAAGGAGCCGCCTTCCATTTCGGTCGTATGTCCTTCCTCATCCTCCCGTGTCTCTacctcgagcgcctcgacgCAGCTACCGCCACATATTCTCTTACATCTGCGCACAGGGGGAGAGTGCATCGAAGACGAATGGTTTGCAACGCATCTTCTGATCCGAGCATCATCGCACTTTGTCCACTATCAATTGTGTATCAAtgtggaagacgaggacggtCAGTTCCTTCTCATTGAAGCTGCAGACTACCTTCCAGAATGGGTTACTCCGGAAGCAGTGGAGAATCGAGTGTGGATTTTCGACggccatctgcatctgaTCTCACCGCACCACAATGACAGGGATGATGCGCCTTTATCGActtgtcgagctgttgagcttgttAGCGACAGTTGCATCCTGACCCGGGCCTCtgacgacgtcgaagcagctgcCTTTGCTCGAGCTTTCGAGTTCCCGTCTGCTGCCAAACAGCATCATCACCGAACGCTTGCCTACCTGCCACAACGCATCGCAAGAGTGCTTGCGGTCGAACCACAGCTTATAGCCAATTGCGTCACTTCAATACAGTCTCGAGACGTCGTCAGTTGTCGCTCTGCATCCAGACTCGTGCATTTCGCACCACCTTTGCAGGATTCGGTTAGGTCCGCATCGAGCAACGTATCTGTCCACGACAATGACGCCCATGTCGCACTGTATTCGGTGCGAATGACACGCCATCTTTACGCACAGTTACTCTACGACCGCTTCTTCCCACCACGTCAGCTTGGTGTCGATTGGCAGGCAGCCGTGGAGAAATATCGACTTCGACTGCATTCGCTGAATTCTTGTTCGGACTCCAAGGCCAAGGAAAAGATTGAGGATGAAACACAAGTGCAGGCCGAGCTACACCAAGGACGATGGCGCGATCTTGGAGCCAAGATCTGGTGCGGTATGGAAATGTCATACACCGACTCACTCGCACGTCGCGCGAGCACAAAGCCACGCCCCATGGCTTCATCAGCCTCAACGATACCCGCACAAGAGTATCAAGCGCTCATAGAATCACTGAACAAGCTTGGATATTTCcaggacgagatcgaggatAGTGCAAAGTGGAAGCAGCTACAAGCCAAAGCGCTTGCACAGTATTTTGAGCGATCAGAAGTGCAAGTTGGTGGCCAATCCAACAAGCACGACGCTTTGCTCTGCGATACAGTTGATCACATTCTTCAGCAAGCCAGTGCCGACACATCATTGGTCAAGTCGTTACCATCTAATGCTACTCTCGATATGCTCAGAGAGgcagaggacgacgactcttggctgcagctcggTCCAGACGACGTCGATACTATCCTGCACGGCAAACTTGGCTCCTCCAACGACGGCTCGCGCGTTGTCGATGAGCAAGACACGTTTAAGCGTCTAGGAGCGTTCAACAGCAAGATGGCAGAATTCGTCCAAACCAAATCCGACGTGCGCGGCGCTGTGTTTGCGGATGAGGTGGATGCAGACGATTTGCAAgtggacgatgacgagctgttGTTCGAAGACcttgacgaggacgagcaggaagagAGCATTCGACGCCAGGTGCAGGAGAGGATGCGAACGTGCGGGCATGAAGCCAAGAGACAGCTTGTGGAACGCTTGATTCCACGCATGTCGGAGCACGAGTGGACGCGTAAACCAGCTATGAATGCTCAATCCGGACGCGGTGCTGACGAGCAAAACGAAGGCGCTCACAATTTTCTTGCATCCATTGATCGGATGGCTGCTGAGCGAACTACGGCTAcgcgtgcagctgcacagcaAAAGCCGCAAACCACCGTGGCGATGCGTCAAGATAACCACCTTTCTGCGGCTCACGCTGAGCTAAGTCGTCGTCTCGCCTCGCAGTACATGCGTGAGACGTCGATGCTTCTCTCCTCGCATGCGCACCATCAGTTCGACGGGGcttccgactcggacgacgaagagctggAGCAGGAAACTTCACCCGAAATCCGACGCCAGCGCGCCGAGGAATACGATATCGATCCTGACGACCTAGTGACAACAGCAGCGGATGCAGCCATGGAGGCCGGTTGGGAGGATATTGGCGAGCCAGCGGAGCTAGACGAAGAGACGGAGGTGGGCAACCTGTTGGAGTATGCCCGAATCAGCCTTGGGCTGACGAAAGAGCAGTATCAGCAAATTCTCGACGAGAGGCAGAGCAAAGGCAAATTTGTACCCGCTACACCGACAGCAAAGAAAGACACGCAGTCAGACGACAAATCTACCACACCAGCTGCATTGAAACTCGACACGTTCGAAGACGTTATGGCTGCCATGGAAGATCGGCTGCATCAGCTACAGACCACTACGCATGACTCTCGTATTACGGAATCCTCAAAACTCGCCCCGAAATCCGAACAAGATCCAGCTGCAGTCAACGATGTTGACCAAGACAAAGAGCTCCTAGCGCACCTTGTCAAGTCTGGTTCAGATCTTCCATCGTCCCTACTCCCACATCTCGGCGACGCCGATCACGCAGACACCATTCAGGCCGAGCAGATGCAAGCCTTTCTGCGCTCGTTCCAAGCTCAGGCATCAACCACCGGTCCGCAGTCCGGCTCTGGACCAGTGGACGTCCTCATGCGTCGATTCGGACTCGGCAGCTTACCCGCTGATCAAGATCCGCACTTCTCCCGATAA